The Thermococcus sp. 21S7 genome has a window encoding:
- a CDS encoding tripartite tricarboxylate transporter permease, whose product MLRELLSGILAGSLSGLLPGIHVNTLGAFLATARTGGNLLLFSMGLTHTFLDVVPSAFLGVPDEGTALGILPAHRLVLRGRAMEVVRIALWASFLAVLMTILLSPLYPVLADAYTPKIGRAVVCFLALLLIFTERGPKKLHAALVFLLSGLLGVLAFRLPLMQPYYHLFTGLFGLPVLVTAILGGSGNLAGGDGKIRMDLKRFLGFSFLGTFLGMVASLVPAFTASQAALMGSFLSKDERSFLTVVFSVNTANFLFSFVNFLETGRVRNGIVALMAPDASGFLPYYALAALFVSLLVLSYGEPLAGIVLKSLTHVPYRPLNGGVAIVLLLLSLYFDGLLGLLVLAGGAMIGLLAVTLGVKRTNCMGVLMLQIIIG is encoded by the coding sequence TTGCTCCGGGAACTGCTGAGCGGAATCCTCGCGGGAAGCCTCAGCGGCCTCCTCCCGGGAATCCATGTGAACACCCTTGGGGCCTTCCTGGCAACCGCGAGGACGGGCGGGAACCTCCTGCTGTTCTCGATGGGGTTAACCCATACGTTCCTGGACGTCGTTCCCTCGGCTTTTCTCGGCGTCCCCGACGAGGGAACCGCCCTTGGAATCCTGCCGGCTCACAGGCTCGTTCTTCGTGGAAGGGCCATGGAGGTCGTTAGGATAGCACTGTGGGCGAGTTTTCTGGCGGTTCTCATGACGATCCTCCTATCCCCCCTCTATCCCGTGCTGGCGGACGCGTACACCCCGAAAATTGGGAGGGCGGTCGTATGCTTTCTGGCCCTTCTCCTGATTTTCACCGAGAGGGGCCCGAAAAAGCTCCACGCGGCGCTGGTGTTCCTCCTCTCCGGCCTCCTGGGAGTTCTGGCTTTTCGGCTTCCCCTAATGCAGCCGTACTATCACCTGTTTACCGGGCTCTTCGGCTTGCCCGTGCTCGTCACCGCGATTCTGGGAGGAAGCGGGAACCTGGCGGGGGGCGATGGGAAAATCAGAATGGACTTGAAACGCTTCCTGGGCTTCTCCTTCCTGGGAACCTTCCTCGGGATGGTGGCCTCGCTGGTTCCGGCCTTCACCGCCTCGCAGGCGGCCCTGATGGGCTCCTTCCTCTCCAAGGACGAGCGCTCTTTTTTGACGGTCGTTTTTTCCGTCAATACCGCAAACTTTCTGTTCTCTTTCGTGAACTTCCTGGAAACCGGGAGGGTGAGAAACGGCATCGTGGCGCTCATGGCTCCCGACGCCTCGGGATTCCTGCCGTACTACGCTCTGGCGGCCCTCTTCGTCTCCCTTCTGGTTCTGAGCTACGGCGAGCCCCTGGCGGGCATCGTACTCAAATCACTGACTCACGTGCCCTACAGACCTCTGAACGGTGGGGTTGCAATCGTCCTCCTGCTCCTCTCCCTGTACTTTGACGGCCTCCTGGGACTCCTCGTCCTCGCGGGGGGAGCCATGATAGGACTGCTGGCGGTGACCCTCGGCGTCAAAAGAACGAACTGCATGGGGGTTCTCATGCTCCAAATAATAATCGGATAA